In Euphorbia lathyris chromosome 10, ddEupLath1.1, whole genome shotgun sequence, a single genomic region encodes these proteins:
- the LOC136208955 gene encoding uncharacterized protein encodes MATSKSQSNDTWGMGLLLVFFPETNSSAAASTTAFLDKASSFNSSSSSTPTIKRTNSNNPILTKTQSTISICALLLFLTLLLFTLSTFEPTAPKIPRRFLPEKLPINAPISYNSNFSWFSGGRNATKDIEFPISFALQGMGKLYSRGTRAMSDLVVGHVAEDTTVDEFKLFLRLLHRSALTAKADTVFIFDSSSSALRFESLIREENESFLKLVHLYRELNRTSHNSVSAARFDVSQFVKNVKKEMREPLWGKRLRVNNNLTDSTEEIESESNRLSYGSVLCFEASELDPENSLSGFLDHVPMNLRRWACYPMLLGRVRRNFKHVMLVDVKKLVLLSDPLGRVRNHSPESVYISTKQESSSKHGKRNSDKNQVNSGILMGGTRGIRRFSSAMLTEIVRVAMQHKKKSLVTESGILSQLVGNGHILKNIELVTSNEAIPEASSVNSKGWDGHRIIHRGNSNYDLNSVIMKHICSCEIDYSVYRDCIIS; translated from the coding sequence ATGGCTACCTCCAAATCGCAGTCCAACGACACCTGGGGTATGGGATTGCTCCTAGTCTTCTTCCCTGAAACCAATTCCTCCGCCGCCGCTTCCACCACCGCGTTTCTCGACAAAGCTTCTTCTTTCAATTCATCGTCTTCCTCAACCCCTACTATCAAAAGAACTAACTCCAACAATCCAATTCTTACTAAAACCCAATCTACCATCTCTATTTGTGCGCTTCTTCTCTTCCTCACTCTTCTCCTCTTCACTCTCTCCACTTTCGAGCCCACCGCCCCCAAAATTCCTCGCCGGTTTCTTCCGGAAAAACTCCCAATCAACGCACCGATTTCCTACAATTCCAATTTTTCCTGGTTTTCCGGTGGTAGAAATGCGACTAAGGACATCGAATTTCCTATTTCTTTTGCTCTCCAGGGAATGGGAAAGCTCTACAGCCGCGGTACCCGAGCCATGAGTGATCTTGTTGTCGGACATGTCGCCGAAGATACGACGGTAGACGAATTCAAGCTTTTCTTGAGGCTTCTCCACCGGTCTGCCCTCACGGCGAAAGCGGACACGGTTTTTATTttcgattcttcttcttcagcgtTGAGATTTGAatctttgattcgagaagagaATGAATCGTTTTTGAAACTCGTTCATCTGTATAGAGAATTGAACAGGACGAGTCATAACTCGGTGTCGGCGGCTAGGTTTGACGTGTCTCAGTTTGTGAAGAATGTCAAGAAGGAAATGCGAGAGCCTTTGTGGGGGAAGAGACTTCGCGTTAATAATAATCTCACCGACAGCACGGAAGAAATCGAAAGTGAGTCGAATCGTTTGAGTTACGGATCGGTGTTGTGTTTCGAAGCGAGTGAACTCGACCCTGAGAACTCACTCTCTGGTTTTCTAGACCATGTCCCTATGAATTTAAGAAGGTGGGCCTGTTATCCAATGCTGCTCGGCCGAGTTAGGAGAAATTTTAAGCATGTAATGTTAGTGGATGTAAAGAAGTTAGTCTTACTCAGTGACCCACTCGGCCGAGTTAGGAATCACAGTCCCGAGTCAGTGTACATATCAACAAAACAGGAAAGCAGCAGCAAGCACGGGAAACGAAACTCGGACAAAAATCAAGTAAACTCAGGAATATTAATGGGTGGAACTCGGGGGATTAGAAGATTTTCAAGCGCAATGCTAACTGAAATCGTCCGAGTTGCAATGCAACACAAGAAGAAAAGCTTAGTTACAGAGTCAGGTATTCTGAGTCAACTCGTGGGAAATGGGCATATATTGAAGAACATAGAATTAGTGACGTCAAACGAGGCGATTCCGGAAGCGAGTTCAGTGAACTCAAAAGGGTGGGATGGTCATAGAATAATTCACCGTGGTAATTCTAATTATGACCTTAATTCAGTTATTATGAAGCATATATGTTCATGTGAAATTGATTATTCAGTGTATAGAGATTGCATTATTAGCTAG